Proteins from one Leptonema illini DSM 21528 genomic window:
- a CDS encoding Lon protease family protein, whose product MPDSLPFETTADLADLPGGLGQERAEEAADFALSMRSPGYNVFVLGPTGSGRRKLIFQLLERRAPDEKTPDDWCYVHNFAKPHRPLALRLPAGMGVRLREDMSHLLEDLKTGIPAAFESDEFRMRLSQIEDQFNEKQNKTLEEIGKDAASQKIALLRTPGGFSLAPLNPDKLDDVLSPEQYMSLPEDHRRHLEAEVERLQQRLQEAIRQFHVWRRERADRLRALSEEAVQFAVGHSMSDLRTSWAQYPDVLTYLEAVKKDAVEHMQDFRPPEAGVPQETDFTRYSVNLVVDHASNGGAPVIYEESPTHPNLIGRVEHIAQLGALITNFTLIKAGALHRAAGGYLILDAQKLLMQPFAYEALKRTLSTGEIRIESPGQIYGMVSTVSLEPEPIPFAGRVILVGDRSLYYLLSAYDPEFRELFKIAADLEDEIPRTDDNHLLMCRFIASLCRRENLLPFDRSGAARIIEASGRMADDQQKLYTHAESLCDLIREADHFARKNGHAHVLADDVDLARNARERRLGRIREMLIEQILRGTMRIDSDGAVIGQVNGLSVLSTGDTSFGTPTRITATVRPGEGEVLDIQREVKLGGALHSKGVLILSSFLGRRYGLQGSLSLSASLVFEQTYGMVDGDSASTAELCAILSATAGIPILQRYAITGSVDQFGNVQAIGGVNEKIEGFFTICSKRGLTGSQGVVIPETNVPHLMLRDEVVEAVKDGRFHIYAVRTVDEALEILTGESAGVADEQGAFPESSINGRVFQRLKEFADLRKRLREEQKPGVSPSEESTTPSEAGEA is encoded by the coding sequence AACTTCTCGAGCGAAGAGCGCCCGACGAGAAAACGCCCGACGACTGGTGCTACGTGCATAACTTTGCAAAACCGCACCGTCCTCTTGCTCTGCGCCTTCCGGCAGGAATGGGCGTGCGGCTACGCGAAGACATGAGCCATCTGCTTGAAGATCTGAAAACGGGCATACCGGCCGCCTTTGAAAGCGACGAGTTTCGCATGCGACTCTCACAGATTGAAGATCAGTTCAACGAGAAGCAGAATAAAACACTGGAAGAGATCGGTAAAGATGCGGCCTCACAGAAGATAGCCCTTCTACGGACGCCGGGCGGATTCTCGCTTGCTCCGCTGAATCCCGACAAACTCGACGACGTTCTCTCACCCGAGCAGTACATGAGCCTGCCCGAAGATCATCGCCGCCATCTTGAAGCCGAAGTGGAACGCCTGCAGCAGAGGCTTCAGGAGGCCATCCGGCAGTTTCACGTCTGGCGACGCGAAAGGGCCGATCGGCTGCGTGCGTTAAGCGAAGAGGCCGTCCAATTCGCCGTCGGTCATAGCATGAGCGATCTGCGCACGTCCTGGGCGCAGTACCCTGACGTGCTCACATATCTTGAAGCGGTGAAGAAAGACGCCGTCGAGCACATGCAGGATTTCAGACCGCCCGAGGCAGGCGTTCCGCAAGAAACCGATTTCACACGCTACAGCGTTAACCTTGTCGTCGATCATGCCTCCAACGGAGGGGCTCCCGTTATTTATGAAGAGTCGCCGACGCATCCGAATCTGATCGGGCGAGTCGAACATATCGCCCAGCTTGGCGCCCTGATCACGAACTTTACGCTGATCAAAGCAGGCGCTCTACATCGAGCGGCCGGCGGCTATCTGATCCTCGACGCTCAGAAGCTGCTGATGCAGCCCTTTGCCTATGAGGCTTTAAAACGCACGCTCTCTACGGGCGAGATACGTATCGAATCTCCGGGTCAGATCTATGGCATGGTCAGCACGGTGTCGCTTGAGCCCGAGCCCATTCCCTTCGCCGGCCGCGTGATCCTCGTCGGCGATCGTTCGCTTTATTATCTGCTCTCGGCCTATGATCCGGAATTCCGGGAGCTTTTCAAGATCGCCGCCGACCTTGAAGACGAGATTCCGCGCACCGACGATAACCATCTGCTGATGTGCCGCTTTATCGCCTCGCTCTGCCGGCGTGAGAATCTTCTGCCCTTTGATCGCAGCGGAGCGGCCCGTATTATAGAGGCTTCGGGACGCATGGCCGACGATCAGCAAAAGCTTTATACACACGCCGAATCGCTCTGCGATCTGATTCGCGAAGCCGATCATTTCGCACGCAAGAACGGACATGCACACGTCCTGGCCGATGATGTCGATCTTGCGCGCAATGCCCGCGAAAGGCGTCTCGGTCGCATTCGCGAAATGCTCATTGAGCAGATTCTGCGCGGAACAATGCGTATCGATTCCGATGGAGCGGTCATCGGTCAGGTGAACGGCCTTTCCGTTCTTTCGACGGGCGACACCTCGTTCGGCACGCCTACGCGCATTACGGCGACGGTGCGTCCGGGTGAAGGCGAGGTGCTTGATATACAACGCGAGGTCAAGCTCGGCGGAGCGCTGCACTCTAAAGGGGTATTAATACTCAGCTCTTTTCTCGGCAGACGCTACGGGCTTCAGGGCTCGCTCTCCCTTTCGGCCAGCCTGGTCTTCGAACAGACCTACGGCATGGTCGACGGAGACAGCGCCTCAACGGCCGAGCTCTGCGCCATCCTTTCGGCGACGGCCGGTATTCCCATTCTACAGCGTTATGCAATCACCGGCTCGGTCGATCAGTTCGGGAACGTTCAGGCGATCGGCGGCGTGAACGAAAAGATCGAGGGATTCTTCACCATCTGCTCCAAACGAGGGTTAACCGGAAGCCAGGGAGTCGTCATCCCCGAGACGAACGTGCCTCATCTCATGCTGCGGGACGAAGTCGTCGAGGCGGTGAAAGACGGACGTTTTCATATTTACGCCGTAAGAACGGTCGACGAGGCGCTTGAGATCCTGACGGGAGAGTCGGCCGGCGTGGCCGATGAACAGGGGGCCTTTCCCGAAAGCTCGATCAACGGCCGGGTCTTTCAAAGACTGAAAGAGTTCGCAGATCTGCGAAAGCGCCTGCGTGAAGAGCAGAAACCCGGCGTTTCTCCGTCCGAAGAGTCGACCACGCCCTCCGAGGCGGGAGAGGCATGA
- a CDS encoding universal stress protein, with amino-acid sequence MRRRIVLSIDSSSRGRKAVHWAVRAASTLQLDLTGLFLEDERILRMASLPLTKELGLLAGDVRAFETTDVERHLRREARELEILLKRLTQQYRLSFSFETVRGDPFQAMHSRRQGDDMLLLGFFDTRVHSIDWARQKSSGPIAVFIDDETHSKQTLAVAERLAKQERRPLLILHPTALSADALTKLVGTLQVPIQTQSVSGIEQLVQRARLFHADLLVLPDGGRLGDPTYLQLLAGEIPVLLV; translated from the coding sequence ATGAGACGCCGTATCGTTCTTTCGATCGATAGCTCGTCGCGCGGACGAAAAGCCGTGCACTGGGCCGTGCGCGCCGCCTCTACTCTACAACTTGACCTCACCGGGCTATTTCTTGAAGACGAACGTATACTGCGTATGGCATCGCTTCCGCTCACGAAGGAGCTCGGTCTCCTGGCGGGCGATGTGCGAGCCTTTGAAACCACCGATGTCGAACGCCATCTGCGCCGTGAGGCGAGAGAACTGGAAATTCTTCTCAAGCGGTTAACGCAGCAGTACCGACTCTCGTTCAGCTTTGAAACGGTTCGCGGAGATCCCTTTCAGGCCATGCACAGCCGCCGCCAGGGTGATGATATGCTGCTTCTGGGATTCTTCGACACGCGAGTGCATTCTATCGACTGGGCCCGGCAAAAATCTTCGGGCCCCATCGCAGTCTTTATCGACGACGAAACGCATTCAAAACAAACGCTGGCCGTCGCCGAAAGACTGGCAAAACAGGAACGGCGACCGCTGCTGATTCTGCATCCGACCGCTTTATCGGCCGACGCGCTGACGAAACTGGTCGGCACGCTACAGGTGCCGATCCAAACGCAGTCCGTTTCGGGAATCGAGCAGCTTGTGCAAAGGGCCCGCCTCTTTCATGCCGACCTGCTTGTTTTGCCCGACGGCGGCCGGCTCGGTGATCCGAC